A segment of the Bacillus pseudomycoides genome:
AATTTCTTTTGCGGTAACCCCTTCTTGTTTTGCCCGAATTGCAATTGGCGTTCCATTACAATCGCTTCCTGATACGTAAAGAACTCGCTCTCCTTTCGCTCTATAGTAACGCGCTAAAATATCTCCTGGTAATAAACCTGCAACATGCCCAAGATGTAAAGAGCCATTCGCATATGGCCAAGCTCCTCCAATAAAAATACTCATCTTACATTCCTCCTTTTAAATATAAAAAAGCCCCGCCCCTATCTTCTAAAAAGATAAGGGCGGGGCTGTATAAACAGTCGCGGTACCACCTTATTTCGCCAGTTATTCACATAACCGACCTCGTCAAGTACGGAGCAATACTCATGCTCTTATACTGTGATTTTGATAACGAGAACCAACTCTCGTCGCCGCCTACTATTATCATTTGATAAGTTCAGGACGCAGCTCAAAGGCCATTGTTCAAATGAACATTCTTGCTTCTTCTCAGCTCCCGAAGCTCTCTGGAAAAAATGGTTTCATTCTACTTTTCCTTTTCAACGCTTTTCATATATAATCCGTATTTTATAACTAATATACAGAAAAATCAAATTTTAATTCAAAGAAAAGAGGAAATAGAAAACCCCTTCCGAATATTTATATGTTCAGAAAAAGGAGGGGTTCTATTGAATCAACAACAATTAAGCACAATAAATAAAAAAAGCTGGAGCGCTGCCGCCTATGAAGCATGGACGAATCGACATGGCACTCCAAAAGAATACGCAAAGAAACTTATGCAAGATCCTACTCTTGAAGTAGCCTACTACTTACCTTACATACAAAACCTACAAGGAAAACGGATCATCAATTTACTTGGCTCTAAAGGAAATAAAGCTGTAGCATTCGCATTATTAGGTGCCAACGTAACCGTTGTAGATATTTCTAAAAGCAATGCCAAATATGCAACTGAACTAGCAGATGCTGCGGAAGTATCTATTGAATATATCGTTTCAGATGTACTAGAAATAACACCTTCTCAATCATTTGATGTTGTATTGCTAGAACTCGGTGTACTTCATTACTTTTTAGATCTCAAACCACTTTTCAAATTAATCTCAAGGCTTCTAAAAGACGGTGGTACTTTTATACTTCGTGACTATCATCCCCTTTATACAAAGTTATTAGCGATAGATGATCAAAAGTTTAAGGTAAACGGAGATTATTTCTCTGAAGAAGTAATTGAGGATAACGTTGCTTATAGCATTCTACTTAATAAAACGCAGCAAGAAACACTCCCTAAAACGATGATTCGCCGCTGGACGTTAGGAGAAATTATTACAGAAGTTGCGGGAGCAAACCTGCATATTGAAAAGCTCATTGAAGAGCATGGCCCACACCAACGCTGGGTCTTTCCTTCTTCTGCTCCAAAAGAAATTGAAGAGCGTATCCCAGGGCTTTACACGTTAATTGCGACAACAGCATGCAAAAAAGGATCCCTTCACGGATAGGATCCTTTTTTGCATGCTTAACGCATATAAGTTGAGGTTGGAGATTACCATAATTCTGTAGAATAGGACACAAGGTATTTCAACATTTTGTCTCTGACTTACGCAGTCAAAAGGGGTATGACCAACATAACGAAGAGTAATGTTTAGTTGATACTGATAATCGTTATCAACTAATTAGAAGTATACATGATGTATCCTAAAAAGACAATAGGAATTTCATATTTTTCTTCGTAAAGCTTTCGGTACATATACACAATATGGCTCGCTCTCTAAATAATCACCGGTTATCGCATATGCTCTAGAACGAGAACCACCACATATATAGCGGTATTCACACTTCCCGCATTTTCCTTTATAGCGATCTGGATTACGCAAAGCTTGAAAAATTGGAGAGTCCCGATAAATATCTCGTAAACGTTTTTCTCTCACATTTCCAGCTCCAATAGGTAATAATCCACTTGGATATACATCGCCAATATGTGAAATGAAAACAAAACCGTTACCGTCATTGACTCCTTTTGGTGCTCGTCCTAAACCATCAATTTTTCCAGTTAAACCATTTTGGAGCGCCTCTTCATAACACATTCTTTGCTTGCTTTTTCCTTCCTTATGTTTTTGCTGCATCACAACGCGCCGATAATGCTGAGCAGCTGTTGTCTTTATATCAAATGAAGCTCTTTTACCTATTTCATATAATTTACGAAATACAAGTTCATGTTCTACTGGTGAAATCATATCATCTATACTTCCCCTTCCAGTTGGAACAAGGAAAAATACACTCCATAGCACACCACCTAATTTCTCAACAAGCGCTGCCATCTCCTCTACTTCATGAATATTATACTTAGAAATAGTTGTATTAATTTGTACAGGGATCTGCAACTCATTTAAATATTGAATCGCATCCATCGTAAGTTGAAAAGACCCTGCCACGCCGCGAAAACGATCATGTGTCTCAGCTGTAGCACCATCTACACTAAAGGCCCAGCGTGCAAGTCCAACCTCTTTTGCTTTTTGGATCGCCTCTTTCGTTACATTCGGAGTTGCACTCGGCGTCATCGAAACACGTAATCCTTTTTGCACTGCATAATCTGCTAACTCATAAATATCTTCTCTCATAAGCGGATCCCCGCCTGAAAAAACTAGCATTGGCTGATTCATTTCATATATTTCATCAATTAATCTCTTCCCTTCAAGAAAAGTCAATTCTCTTGGATCTCTCATATACTGCGCTTCAGCTCGGCAATGCAAACATTTTAATTCACACGCTCGTGTAACTTCCCATATCACAATAAAAGGATTTTTATCATAATTCATTTTCAATCTCGCTCCTCCCTACATACTTATAATCAGTATAGGAAAGATTCTAAAAAAACACTGTGAGCTATTTCACTGCATCTTTATCTTATTTCCTTTATAATGAGAATGGATATCATTAATATTAGGAGTGTTGTGTATGTCGCAAGAATTCGAAGAGAAATTATATGCCAATTTAGAGGCTGTTATCGATCCTGAATTAGGCGTTGATATTATCAATCTTGGATTAGTATATGACGTAACAGCAGATGAAAATAATAATGCTGTTATTACAATGACGATGACTTCAATCGGTTGCCCTATGGCGGGACAGATCGTATCAGATGTCAAAAAAGTATTATCGACAAATGTACCAGAAGTAAATGAAATAGAGGTCAATGTGGTTTGGAATCCACCTTGGTCAAAAGAGCGTATGTCACGTATGGCGAAAATCGCACTAGGCATTCGTGATTAACATCACACAAACACAACAAGCTAAGAAGGATGTTTTCTATTTAAACATCCTTCTTAGTTTTTATCCCATAATAACGTAATAAGACCCCATCTCAAAATTTATCCAAAACAAAAAGGAACAGCTCCCACTGATTAAAGTTTCACTTTATCCCTCGTAAAACGCAATATAAAAAAATCCCCTGTAGCTTTTACAGGGGGAACAAGGTAGCTTATCCATTAAAGAACGATACACATACTATTTTTCTATTTTACACCAACTGCATCATAAGCCTTCGTTACAGCTTGTACTTCTTTAGAGTTTTTACCATATAAATCTTCTGCAGCTTGAAGTGCAGCTTGGCGCATCATTTTAAAGTTAGAGTTTGCAGTTAAATATTTGGAAAGAGCACGGTAGTAAATTTTTTCTGTAGCTTCGCGTCCAACACCATTTACTTTCACACCGTAATGAGTGCCACCTTCAGACACTAAATATGCTGCTTTATTATTGATACTACTGTTAATATGAACACCGCCATTATCAGCTGTTCCTTTATAACGTTTGTCATAATGATCCGGATAACCTTCAGTTGGTTTTAATGGATTTTTAATAGAAGCAGGGTTACTTAAGGAACGCAGCGCATCTCCTGGTTTACCCGGTGTATAAATATCTTCTCCAAGCTCCCAATCATCACGGTCTACCATCGCACCGAAAATATCCGATAACGATTCGTTTAATGCACCAGACTCATCTTTATACACTAAATTTGCTGTGTGCTCTGTTACAGCATGTGTTAACTCATGGGCAATAACATCTAAGCCTGCAGACAATGGAATAAATGTTTTTCCATCTCCATCACCATACATCATTTGCACACCGTTCCACGCAGCGTTATTCCAATTCTCGCCTACGTGAACAGTAGAAATTAACTTCGCACCTTGATTATCAAAAGAATTTCGAGTAAATACCTTTTTATAATAGTCATATACTTTTCCTGCATTTACATGTGCGTCAACAGCCGCTTTATCTTCAAAGAATTTTGATTTACTTTCTACTTCTTCACCTGTATATCCAAGCCATTGTGAGAAGAGATTAAACCAGTTCTCATCCATATTTTGTGCATCAAACGTATGAACACCATTTCCACGTTTGCCATCAAACAAGTTAAATGCTCCCGTTTTTTCATCTTGAGCAATTTCAAATGATTGTTTGTTTCCTAATACACCGTATCCAAAACCAGTAATATGATCGATTGCATTATATTTCTCAATTACATTTCCATTCGTTGCATCAACAAAGTAATGCCAGTAACCTGGAGCTGGTTTTGAAACAGATGCTTTTACAAGGTATGAAAGATAATATTGTCCATCCTTTTCATACACATATAAATCCTTTTTCACACCATCATATTTATCTACCTTACCGATTTCTTTCTCAATATCAGCTTTTGCAACATTTACCGCTTGCTCATCAGTAATGCTTGCTGTAGCTGGGATATTTTTATCTTCTAAATTCGGGATAACTTGCCCGAAGAACGCCTTTACATTATTGTCTTTATCAAGTGTAACTGTTTGATCTGATCCATACACAGGAATATTATTATGCTTCTCTACCAACTTCACATGTGTTGTACCTGATTCAGCATCTTTTTCTTCCCCAACAATGTTAAAATGTTTATCAATATTTCCTGCTAATTTAAACATGTCTTTCTTACTTTCTAAATACTGAAATACTGTTTCTTTTTTATCTAATCCTTCTGGCGCTTTCCATTCCTCACCTATGTAAGCTGGTGTTTTAAATTCTTGGTGATATTGAATTTGCTGTTCTTCCGCTTGTGTTTTTGTTGCTCCAAATGCTCCAAAACCTCCAACAATAACGGATAAAGCTAATGCTGATGAAACGACTTGCTTTTTCAATCTAACACTCCCCATTCCCCAAAAATTTTTTGACACTCTTATACATTTCGAGAAAAGGAAAATATATCCTACCAAAAAAATATTGAGAAACTTTTTACAATTTCATCCAAAAATCCCTATTTTAAATTTACAAAACATCCCCATTATATTACACTTAAAAATATCTACATATAAAAAATAAAGATAAAATTGCATAGCCTTCTTAACTAGAATCATACTTTATCTTTGAAAGGTGGTGATATAATATTACCGCAAATTATTATGTATTCCTTCTATCCGATAACATTATTAGCGACTTTCCTCCTTTTCATAAAACTACAGCAAAAAACAATCGTATATTTTCTACCTGCTATCGTTTCAGCAATATTAGGCTTCCTCTGCTATGCTCAGTTTTTATTCAATAACGGGCTAAATGAATTTGTTCTCTCTATTTTCTTTATAGGTACGGCATTAGCAAATCTATTTTTCATTCTAATCTTAAAATTATTCAAGATGTTTCGTATGAGGAATTAAGAAAAGCACAAAAAGAAATATCGCATTATTTTCACTGCGCTATTTCTTTTTTATTCATAGTGTCTCTTATTGCTTTTTCATCTCAATCGCTAAATAATGCGATTGTTCTGTTGCTTGGACACGAATATCTTCTTCAACTGCTTCCGCTGCATCACGCATTACAAGCGTCTCACCATTTACTACGCCGCTTCCCTCAATTTGTACAAGGTACACTTGACGCCCTTCGCTAACAGGGAAACTAATTTCTTTTCCTGCTTCTAACGATAGAGAGTATAAATTTGCATCTTGATGAATTGCAATTGGTGCACCGCCATCAACTGGAGACACCATATGGAACCATGTATTTTCACGCTTGTTCCAATCAAATTTAAACTCACCATAGTTTGGTGTGTGACCAGCACGATCTGGTAAAATCCAAATTTGTAATAGACGTAATGTCTCATTTCCTAAATTATGTTCGCTATGAAAGACACCTGTACCAGCGCTCATATATTGAACATGCCCACGTTCAATCGTCCCGCGGTTCCCCATGCTATCTTGGTGTGTTAATGCTCCATCTACAACATAAGAAATAATCTCCATATCACGATGCGGATGCATATCAAATCCTGTTTGTGCCGCTACTAAATCATCATTAATAACGCGAAGTGCTCCGAAGTGCATATTGTCTGGGTTATAGTAATCTGCGAATGAAAAATGAAAATGCGTATTTAACCAGCCATGATTTGCTCTTCCCATATTTTTATGATCAATTTTTTTAAACATATCCTTCACCTCATATTATCTCGAATTCGAGATATTTATTGAATTTTTTTATTGTAGCTTTCGCAATAATTCTAGTAAGTGTTTTTGTTCATTATGATTTAATTTATTAAATTGTTCTGCTTGAAACGATTCTTGCGGCGGAACAGTTTCTTCATATAAAGCTTTTCCCTCTTCTGTTAACGAAAGATACTTCGTAGTACCTTCTTGTTCTCGCTTAATCCAATCTAGCTGCTCCATCTTATTTAAAAGCTGTGTGATATTTCCTTTTGTAACAAATAGCTTTTTCCCAAGCTCCTGCTGCGTTAATCGATCTTGTCCTCCGATTTGAGCTAGCACATCAAACTGTGCAGCAGATAACCCCCACTCTTTCAAATGTTGATTTGTCTCACGAATGCTCTTGTTATAAAAGCGTGATAAACGAAACCATACTAACAATCCGAGTCTTTCTTCTGCTTTCATTCCATCACCTCGCTTGCTTGATACATATAGTTTAGAACTAAACTTTATAATTGTCAACAACTTTATTTTAGTAAGTAAAGAATAAAAATATAGTTGTTGACACCACTATACCTTAGTTTATATTCCTTCGCATATATTCATTCATTTTACTTTCAGCAAATGCCCTAGCGTCCCTTTCAATCCAACGTGCCTCATATACTTCTTTTTCCATATACAATACATTGTTTTCATGCTGCATAGAATGCCGAAATTCATGTAGCAAAGTTTTGAGCACTTGTTCATATTGTTCCCACATACAAACAAAAATCATTTGTCTTTCTTTATGATAAAATCCATTTAATGGAAATAAAAATTCTTCTTCCTCTTCTCCTAATTTTACAAGCACACCATTTGTATCACACGTATCGCAAAAAATAACTGGAATTTCGCGCTTCTCAATTAATGAAAATACATCATGCTGCACCTGCTGAATATCCCACGGAAACTCTGAATCCAGCACATACCAATTCCCAGCTTGCTGATATACGTTTTGAAACTGGAGTTCCATTGACCTCCATTCTCCTTTCTAAAATCCCTTTTCCTATACATATGCCACAATACGATAAAAAATAAACACATATTGCAATATCACATTACACCTAGTTCAAAAAATGTTCAAAAATAATGTTTGGAAAAAGGTTGATTTATATCAATTACTAGATTATAATAATTATAAATTAGTAAACGATATAATATAATAATTCAAAGGGAGATTGATTATATGAACACACAAGTAATCGAAGTATTAAACAAACAAGTAGCAGACTGGAACGTATTATTTATAAAACTGCACAACTTCCATTGGTATGTAAAAGGACCTCAATTCTTTACACTACATGAGAAATTCGAACAATTTTATACAGAAGCAGCTGGACACATCGATGAAATTGCAGAACGTATTTTAGCAATTAGCGGTAAACCAGTAGCAACAATGAAAGAATACTTAGAACTATCTTCTGTTCAAGAAGCGGCTTATGGAGAGACTGCCGAAGGGATGGTCGAAGCAATTATGAAAGACTACGAAATGATGTTAGGCGAACTGAAAAAAGGGATGGCAATCGCACAAGACGCTGACGATGAAACAACATCTGACTTACTACTAGGTATCTACACCGAATTAGAAAAACACGCTTGGATGCTACGTGCGTTCTTGAATCAATAATATATTAAAAGCGCAAGCGGCTCGCTCAGAATAGGAGGGCGTTGGAACTCCTGATTCAGAGGCGCTTTTTGCCTCAGATGAAGGAGTGAAACGACCGACTGTTCTAGCCGCTGGAGCTGGATACTATTAAAAGCGCAAGCGGCTCGCTCAGAATAGGAGGGCGTTGGAACTCCTGATTCAGAGGCGCTTTTCGCCTCAGATGAAGGAGTGAAACGACCGACTGTTCTAGCCACTCCATAAAACCCTCTCAATTTAACTTGAGAGGGTTTTATTATTATATCTATATATTACATGTGATTTTATGTTAAAATATAGAAAAAAACAGTTTTTTCAAGTTACTCTTTTATTTATCATTTAGGTATATAGAACATTCTAGTATCACCATCAAATGACGGGAGTGGTTCAGTTGAAAGACTATTTGATTCGAGCATTTTTCGCCTTATTAACTGTTGGAATTGCTTTAGGTATAGCAAATATTTTCAATCTGACCGTGGACACAAAAAGCTATCCTTTCCTCATCTGTATTGCAATCGCTGGTGGTTGGGGTGGCTGGTATTTATATAAGAAAACTAAGAAAGACAAATCTAAAGGCATTCCTAAATGAACGGAATGCCTTTTTTTATTATGATAACTGCTTCCACTTATTCCCCATAACAGGTCGTTTATAATTTTGCATTTTCTGAATCAAATCATCGGCATTCGTTGCTGAAACAATTAACTCTTTATTAGATGGATTCATAAATCCCTCTTCTGCTGCACGATCAACCATTTGCAGAATCGGTCCGTAAAAATCTTTAATATTTAATAAGCCAACTGGTTTATCATGAATCCCAATTTGTGACCAGCATACTACTTCAAACAATTCTTCAAATGTTCCATAGCCGCCTGGCAGTGCGATAAATGCATCCGCTAGCTCTCCCATTTTTGCTTTACGTTCATGCATTGTTTCTACTTCAATTAATTCTGTTAATCCTTCATGAACAATCTCTCCACGAAATAAACCACGAGGCATTACACCAGTGACACGTCCGCCTAAACGAAGAACTTCATTCGCTACTTCTCCCATTAAACCAACACATGAGCCCCCGTATACTAATTCACAATTATTTTGAACAAGCACTTCCCCAAGCTTAATTGCTTGTTCCTTAAATTCAGGTCTCTCTCCTAAATTAGAGCCTGCAAACACACAAACCTTTCTCATACTTACACCCCAAAACTATATATTGTTATGATACAATAAACATTGTACAACATATTGAGGGGATGAGAAAGAAATGAATATAGCTGAATTTCAAAGATGGGTCGAGGAATTTTACGAAAAACGAAGCTGGTCACAGTATAATTCTTTTATTCGCCTAAATTTCTTAACGGAAGAAGTGGGAGAAGTTTCACGCGTTGTACGCGCGATTGAAATTGGACGCGATCGCCCAGATGAACAAGCAAAGCAAGCAGAAGACCTAAAGATGGAATTAAAAGAAGAACTTGGGGATGTACTTGCCAATCTCATTATTCTTTCTCAAAAATATGATTTAGACTTACAGGATATTATGAACGCACATGTCGAGAAACTTTCTAAACGTTTTCAAGAAACAAACTGAGAATATTTATCAATTATGATATAATATTCCCGACATGATACAAAGGAGGAAATTTATGTTATCTACAAAATTACACGACGCGCTTAATGATCAAATGAACTTTGAATTTTACTCTGCCCATGTTTATATGGCGATGGCTGCTTACTGCACAGCAGAAAGTTATGATGGATTTGCAAACTTTTTCCTTGTACAAGCAGAGGAAGAGCGTTTCCATGCAATGAAGCTTTACAATTATATTAATGACCGCGGAGAACGCGCTATTATTACTGGATTTGAAAATCCAAACAATAAATACGAGTCCGTTTTAAGCGCATTTGAAATCGCACTTGAGCATGAACGAGAAGTAACCAAACGTATTTATAATCTATCTGATATCGCTTGGGACGAGCGTGAACATGCTACAATTACGTTCTTAAAGTGGTTCGTTGACGAGCAAGTTGAAGAAGAGGCTTCTTTCGATAGCATCATCCAAAAACTAAAACGTATTACAAGTGATTCTAATGCGCTATTTATGTTAGATGCGGAATTGGAAAAACGTACATTTACTCCTCCTGCTGAGTAAACAAAGCAGCCCCTTAATCATAAAGATTAAGGGGCTGTTTTTTATAAAAATGTAATAATACAATATATCAATTACCTAAAAATAAGAACTTCCTTTTAACAGTCAATTGTTTTTAGTTTTAAATCATAATATAATGATTTTCAAACTTATAATTGAAGGAGTTTTTTATCTTATATGAATCAACGCATCGAAGTAATTGATACAATTCGTGGGTTTTCTCTCTTTGGTATTTTTTTAGTAAATATGCTGTACTTTTCAAGTAACTCTGATTCAAACTATATAATTCCCTTTCTAGACAAAGGTATGGAATCATTTATTAATTTTTTCGGGACCTTTAATTTTATTATGTTATTTTCATTGTTATTTGGAGTTAGCATCGTGATGTTGCAACAAAAAATAATGAGAAACAATCGCTCTTTTCTTTCAATCTACTTCCGCAGAATGAGTATACTTATAGTCTTCGGTCTCCTACATACGATTTTTTTATGGTCAGGCGATATTTTACTTACTTATGGAATAATGGGCATTATTTTAACACTGTTTATAAATCGAAAACCAAAAACATTACTTGTATGGGGAAGTATCTTCTTTCTTATCTTTATACCCAGTTACTATCCTAAAGAAAAGAATAACAACGTTTCAATTGAAAATGCTGAGTATGAAAAGGTAGAACGTAAAATATATGAAGAAGGTAGCTATATGGATCATGTACAATTTAGAATGTTTGATGAATATTCTAAAAGAAAACCAACAAGTGAACTTGTAGAGATATTTACAGATGCATTAGGCTCGGGAATTAATCTACTACCAATTTTCTTATTCGGTATGTACATTGGCAAAAAAAGGTGGCTATTTAAACTCGCTAAACATATACGAACCATACAAAAAATATGGATTATAAGTGGTAGCATTTCCTTTTCTGTAAAGATTTTAGCACTAATAACAGATTATCCTATATTGGTTATGTTAAACGACTCAACAGTTCCATTAGGTATTGCTATCTTTTATGCAAGTTCTATCATTCTGTTATCTCGCTATAAAAAAACGACAAAACTGTTTCAACTTATGGCGAATATCGGAAAGATGTCTATCACAAACTACCTCATGCAGTCATTCATCGCAACAACTATTTTTTATTCTTACTCATTTGATTTAGCTAACAAGATTGGCTTCTTCGGTGCGATAATTTTAGCAATCGTTATTTATACACTGCAACTAACCTTCAGTACATATTGGCTCAAAACATTCTATATAGGACCTGTTGAATATGTATGGAGATTCTTTACATACTGGAATCCCCCCTCCTTTAAACGAACATAGCAAAAAAGCAATGAGCCCAAGCTCATTGCTTTTGATTTTTTATAGCATAACCCCAACGATAACCGCTGATAATATACTTACTAACGTTGCACCATACACAAGCTTTAATCCGAAAGAGGATACAACGTTTGCTTGTTTTCCATCGATACTCTTCGTTGCACCTGCGATAATCCCGATAGATGAGAAGTTTGCAAATGATACAAGGAAGATTGATAAAATACCTACTGTACGAGCTGATAAGTCCCCAGCTACTTTTCCTAAATCAAGCATCGCAACAAATTCGTTTGTTACTAATTTTGTTGCCATAATTTGTCCTGCTTGTAGCATCTCTGATGTTGGAATACCCATAACAAATGCTAATGGTGAGAACACATATCCTAAAATACTTTGGAATGTAATGCCGAAAATAGAATCAAATACACCGTTAATTGCTGTAATCAATGCAACGAATCCGATTAACATCGCAGCTACTGTTACTGCAATCGAGAATCCAAGCATAATGTACTCGCCTAACATTTCAAAGAATGTTTGCTTCTTATCTTCTTGTAATTCTAAAATATCTTCTTCTTCACTAATGTCATACGGATTAATGATATGAACGATAATGAATCCACTGAATAAGTTTAATACAAGTGCTGTTACTACATATTTTGGATCAATCATTTTCATATAAGAACCGACAATTGACA
Coding sequences within it:
- a CDS encoding NupC/NupG family nucleoside CNT transporter; translation: MKLVMFLVGLLVVFVLGFLVSSDRKKIKYKPIAIMLVIQLALAYFLLNTKIGFVLVKGISDGFGAILKYAEAGVNFVFGGLANDGQAPFFLTVLLPIIFLAVLIGILQHIKVLPIIIRAVGFVLSKINGLGKLESYNAVAAAIVGQGEVFITVKDQLSKLPKNRLYTLCASSMSTVSMSIVGSYMKMIDPKYVVTALVLNLFSGFIIVHIINPYDISEEEDILELQEDKKQTFFEMLGEYIMLGFSIAVTVAAMLIGFVALITAINGVFDSIFGITFQSILGYVFSPLAFVMGIPTSEMLQAGQIMATKLVTNEFVAMLDLGKVAGDLSARTVGILSIFLVSFANFSSIGIIAGATKSIDGKQANVVSSFGLKLVYGATLVSILSAVIVGVML